A window of Ranitomeya variabilis isolate aRanVar5 chromosome 2, aRanVar5.hap1, whole genome shotgun sequence contains these coding sequences:
- the DNAJC5G gene encoding dnaJ homolog subfamily C member 5G — MAEPQRPQRKMSRTGFSLYQVLGLEKGATQDDIKKAYRKLALRYHPDKNPDNPEAAEKFKEINNANSTLSDENKRKIYDEYGSMGLYVAEQFGEESVKYYFLMSKCWFKGLVICLSIITCCCCCCCCGCCCGRCKPPEEEDDSYKCMNPEDLEAQIRAEDGDVINMQPSSGPSIHSQTQSS; from the exons ATGGCCGAGCCTCAGAGACCTCAGAGGAAGATGTCCCGGACGGGCTTCTCACTGTACCAGGTCCTGGGTCTGGAGAAGGGGGCAACACAGGACGACATAAAGAAAGCATACCG GAAGCTCGCTTTACGGTATCATCCAGACAAGAACCCGGACAATCCAGAAGCAGCAGAGAAATTCAAGGAGATCAATAACGCTAACAGCACGCTGAGCGATGAGAACAAGCGCAAGATTTACGACGAGTACGGCTCCATGGGTCTCTACGTGGCGGAGCAGTTTGGAGAGGAGAGCGTCAAGTACTACTTCCTCATGTCCAAGTGCTGGTTCAAG GGCCTGGTCATTTGCCTCAGCATCATCAcgtgttgctgttgctgctgctgctgcggctgTTGCTGTGGTCGGTGTAAACCTCCGGAGGAAGAGGATGATTCCTATAAGTGTATGAACCCCGAGGACCTGGAGGCCCAGATCAGGGCAGAGGACG GTGATGTCATTAACATGCAGCCGTCCTCAGGACCCTCCATCCACTCCCAGACGCAGAGCTCCTAA